A portion of the Bactrocera neohumeralis isolate Rockhampton chromosome 2, APGP_CSIRO_Bneo_wtdbg2-racon-allhic-juicebox.fasta_v2, whole genome shotgun sequence genome contains these proteins:
- the LOC126752188 gene encoding calponin homology domain-containing protein DDB_G0272472-like, whose product MLTAHDIFMLQFMNNSERKSVYMQIKDLVQKAQNTAKKELEQRRKRLHLQLEHEDHVYQEEFSIKVKSRIDEDIKKRKDALLKIKEERDRHHQEFLEHMRIQRQLEDCFEIRAALNRKETMQVKETQLEQITEKQRAFVRENLNDKYWHKVFVANEQHQEKLLESERNLIKCMQRHTSNILDKQVAEHKRQREEELEQKRIEAERLNKVLEEIRLEKLELPRTTPQTLAYRKDLLDMMAEKTAERKAEERERMAEHRALMREIACEEQHNNAALEQRKRAVYKATMDFIDYARRMHKLQEEAAAARSARIDDLKHVDDCVKVKAELARKADLAALYYAELRRQRCEEYERRLREAQELRENKIIENRFVRSEKTRAEIMAEQRKMREELERQLAENVRIQAEEEAKYNKHLQLVSEDRDFCQKLAEQYISEKKDYLPAHPNWVIYSCPRKEYVAKCTNEADILDQMNTCLRPCACGARTHNDCVQHSFLSQLKRGPNADKMLSYKTDCWAQG is encoded by the coding sequence ATGCTGACCGCacatgatattttcatgctccAGTTCATGAACAATTCGGAGCGCAAGAGTGTCTACATGCAAATCAAGGATCTTGTGCAGAAGGCGCAAAATACGGCAAAGAAGGAACTGGAGCAACGACGCAAGCGTCTGCACTTGCAGCTGGAACACGAAGATCACGTCTATCAGGAAGAGTTTTCCATTAAGGTTAAATCGCGCATCGACGAAGATATTAAAAAGCGCAAGGATGCTTTGCTGAAAATCAAAGAAGAGCGCGATCGACATCATCAAGAATTCTTAGAACATATGCGGATACAACGGCAACTGGAGGATTGTTTTGAGATACGCGCCGCACTGAATCGCAAAGAGACCATGCAAGTTAAAGAAACTCAGCTGGAGCAAATCACGGAGAAGCAACGCGCCTTCGTGCGTGAAAATCTGAATGATAAGTACTGGCACAAAGTGTTCGTAGCCAATGAGCAGCATCAGGAAAAACTGCTCGAAAGTGAAAGGAACTTGATAAAATGCATGCAACGCCACACAAGTAACATATTGGACAAACAGGTCGCCGAACACAAGCGTCAGCGGGAGGAAGAACTTGAGCAAAAGCGCATAGAAGCCGAGCGCTTGAACAAAGTTTTGGAAGAAATACGCTTGGAGAAACTCGAATTGCCGCGCACAACGCCGCAAACGCTCGCTTATCGTAAAGACCTACTGGATATGATGGCCGAGAAAACGGCCGAACGCAAGGCCGAAGAGCGCGAGCGTATGGCCGAGCATCGTGCGCTCATGCGGGAGATAGCATGCGAGGAGCAACATAACAACGCGGCGCTCGAGCAGCGAAAGCGCGCCGTCTACAAAGCGACGATGGATTTCATTGACTATGCGCGACGCATGCACAAATTGCAAGAGGAAGCCGCAGCGGCACGCAGCGCACGCATCGACGATTTGAAACACGTTGACGATTGCGTCAAAGTGAAAGCAGAACTCGCACGCAAGGCGGATCTGGCAGCGCTCTACTATGCTGAATTGCGGCGTCAGCGGTGTGAAGAGTACGAGCGACGCTTGCGTGAGGCGCAGGAACTGCGTGAAAACAAGATCATTGAAAATCGCTTTGTGCGTTCGGAAAAGACAAGGGCGGAAATTATGGCGGAACAGCGGAAAATGCGTGAAGAGCTGGAACGGCAATTGGCCGAAAATGTGCGCATACAAGCTGAAGAGGAGgcgaaatataataaacatttgcAATTGGTATCGGAAGATAGGGACTTTTGCCAGAAGTTGGCGGAGCAGTACATCAGCGAGAAAAAGGACTATCTTCCGGCACATCCCAACTGGGTTATTTATTCGTGCCCCCGCAAGGAGTATGTCGCAAAGTGTACTAATGAGGCGGACATTTTGGACCAGATGAATACTTGCTTGCGGCCGTGTGCCTGTGGGGCGCGCACTCACAACGACTGCGTGCAGCACAGTTTCTTGTCGCAACTGAAGCGCGGACCAAACGCCGATAAAATGTTGAGTTATAAAACTGATTGCTGGGCACAGGGGTGA